One Hordeum vulgare subsp. vulgare chromosome 4H, MorexV3_pseudomolecules_assembly, whole genome shotgun sequence DNA window includes the following coding sequences:
- the LOC123448150 gene encoding E3 SUMO-protein ligase SIZ2-like: MSSAPAGDPVLAACKDKLKHFRLKELKDVVYKIGLPKHGKKQELVDKIVAILSDQQDQASKIDGLPNKLMVGKETVVKIVEDTFRKMREPANAVSASGNQNELGYSVMPMKNTDVSAQLDIKVRCPCGNSMATGSMIQCDHPRCNVWQHIDCVIMPEKTADTAPQELPSSFYCEMCRVSRADPFWVTINHPLLPVSIAPSNMMADGSYTVQYIEKTFPLSRANREMLQKAEYDIQVWCILLDDKVPFRMHWPLHSDMQINGIPVRVVSRQATQPLGANGRDDGLMLTQFLKEGPNKIVLSRSDSRTFCLGVRIAKRRSLEEVLNLVPKEQDGEKFDDALSRVRRCVGGGAEADNADSDSDIEVVADSVSVNLRCPMTGSTIKVAGRFKPCVHMGCFDLEAFVELNQRSRKWQCPICLKNYSLENLIIDPYFNRITSMIKSCGDDISEIDVKPDGSWRAKGGAEPNDLMQWHLPDGTLCISIGTGPKPNTGVVKPEIREEPLPEYKGSRLKLGIRRNNNGKWEISKKGDVNLKPTSYNDQSRDLENGKCVTHTSNTNHEDAKGGGYNSEPGQSDHPTSSVYDLNSSPGDEHVPIVLSDSDDENATVLSPSAVNCGSANDTGYEFPPPNPLDTSGGPDETSFFLNESFDDLGLSFWEYPSTTQDDPGIQGTDNLGEVQNYPGTNLSLHEPVSTANLDVLAPAPNQLGYGHDGSLNNVKNTSRKRKNPVDEITSLDASVPMSGNDDDDDFVGDGSGGTSSLSGQARSVRTKSVLAIESDSD; encoded by the exons ATGTCGTCGGCGCCAGCCGGCGATCCAGTGCTCGCCGCCTGCAAG GACAAGTTGAAGCACTTCCGGTTAAAAGAGCTAAAGGATGTCGTGTATAAGATTGGACTTCCAAAGCATGGAAAGAAGCAG GAACTAGTGGATAAAATCGTTGCAATATTATCCGATCAACAGGATCAAG CCTCCAAAATTGATGGCTTACCAAACAAACTGATGGTTGGAAAAGAAACGGTAGTGAAAATAGTCGAGGACACTTTTAG AAAAATGCGCGAGCCTGCAAATGCTGTTTCAGCCTCTGGAAACCAGAACGAGTTGGGGTACAGTGTAATGCCTATGAAAAACACAGATGtttctgctcagctggatatcaAGGTCCGTTGCCCCTGCGGTAATTCCATGGCCACCGGGTCCATGATTCAG TGTGATCATCCACGGTGCAATGTATGGCaacatattgattgtgtcatcaTGCCTGAGAAGACTGCAGATACTGCTCCTCAAGAACTACCTTCCAGTTTCTATTGTGAGATGTGCCGAGTCAGCAGGGCAGACCC TTTCTGGGTCACTATTAACCACCCATTACTTCCAGTGTCAATAGCTCCTTCTAACATGATggcagatgg GTCATATACTGTACAGTATATCGAGAAAACCTTTCCGTTATCAAGAGCTAATAGGGAAATGCTACAGAAAGCTGAATATGACATTCAG GTTTGGTGTATCCTTCTCGATGACAAAGTTCCTTTTAGGATGCACTGGCCTTTACATTCTGACATGCAAATTAATG GTATTCCTGTTCGGGTTGTCAGCAGGCAAGCTACACAGCCATTAGGGGCCAATGGTAGAGATGATGGTCTTATG TTAACACAGTTTTTAAAAGAAGGTCCCAATAAGATTGTTCTATCTAGAAGTGACTCTCGTACGTTCTGTTTGGGTGTCAGAATTGCCAAGAGGAGATCTCTGGAAGAG GTCCTAAATTTGGTACCAAAGGAACAGGATGGTGAGAAATTTGATGATGCCCTTTCTCGTGTGCGTCGCTGTGTCGGTGGGGGGGCTGAGGCAGATAATGCAGACAGTGATAGTGATATTGAAGTTGTTGCTGATTCAGTCTCTGTAAATCTCCGATGTCCT ATGACTGGTTCAACGATTAAGGTAGCTGGTAGGTTCAAACCCTGTGTCCACATGGGTTGTTTTGATTTAGAAGCTTTTGTGGAACTGAATCAACGTTCACGGAAG TGGCAATGCCCAATTTGCCTGAAGAACTATTCTCTGGAGAATCTAATTATTGATCCTTATTTCAATCGCATCACTTCGATG ATCAAAAGCTGTGGAGATGATATATCTGAAATCGATGTCAAGCCTGATGGTTCCTGGAGAGCCAAGGGTGGAGCTGAACCGAATGATCTTATGCAGTGGCATTTACCAGATGGCACTCTCTGTATCTCCATAGGTACAGGACCGAAACCCAACACGGGTGTTGTAAAGCCAGAGATTAGAGAAGAACCGTTGCCCGAATATAAGGGTTCTCGTCTCAAACTGGGAATTAGGAGAAACAACAATGGCAAATGGGAAATTAGCAAGAAAGGGGATGTTAATTTGAAACCAACTTCTTATAATGATCAGAGTAGAGACTTGGAAAATGGAAAATGTGTCACCCATACAAGCAACACTAATCATGAGGATGCCAAAGGTGGAGGTTATAATTCAGAACCGGGACAATCTGATCACCCTACGAGCAGTGTATATGATCTGAATTCTTCTCCTGGGGACGAACATGTCCCAATAGTTCTGAGTGACTCAGATGATGAAAATGCCACGGTGTTGTCTCCTAGTGCAGTGAATTGTGGCTCAGCAAATGACACCGGATATGAGTTTCCACCTCCTAATCCACTTGACACTTCAGGAGGCCCAGATGAAACTTCATTTTTCCTTAATGAAAGCTTTGATGATCTGGGGTTGTCATTTTGGGAGTATCCTTCGACTACCCAAGATGATCCAGGAATACAAGGAACAGATAATCTGGGTGAAGTGCAAAACTACCCTGGCACCAATCTATCATTGCACGAGCCAGTTTCTACGGCTAATTTGGATGTATTAGCACCAGCTCCAAACCAACTGGGCTATGGGCATGATGGAAGTTTAAATAATGTCAAAAATACTTCTCGGAAAAGGAAGAACCCTGTGGATGAAATAACATCTTTAGATG CATCAGTTCCCATGAGtggcaatgacgatgacgacgattttgtTGGGGATGGATCTGGTGGCACTTCCTCACTGTCTGGGCAGGCACGGTCAGTTCGAACAAAATCAGTACTAGCTATTGAGTCAGATTCTGATTAG
- the LOC123448151 gene encoding probable serine/threonine-protein kinase PBL25, whose protein sequence is MLSWLRCFPHDGTAMDEERKPRPGRSATFRKKHCPDAAAARKRFIRSGTSLTASSSARASFGRHSVDVANYNHSIVSARSFTFRELGAATDSFSQANLIGEGGFGRVYRGLIGSSAVAVKQLDRTGFQGDHEFLVEVLVLSSLLTHPNLVGLLGYCADGNQRLLVYQLMPLGSLENHLFLPQPQTQAPADGDGKQVLPWRTRMRIAHDAAQGLEFLHETANPPVIYRDLKSSNILLDEGYNAKLSDFGLAKLATPITRNGKGGEAEEDKDGSRVMGTYGYCAPEYVRMGHLTVKSDVYSFGVVLLELITGRRAIDDSRPEGEHNLVAWAAPMFGEQRRLQELVDPLLGQGPSGRELKQAVAVAAMCLQEEDTVRPIMSDVVMALSFLAADDDMSL, encoded by the coding sequence ATGTTGAGCTGGCTCCGTTGTTTCCCGCACGACGGCACCGCCATGGACGAGGAGAGGAAGCCCCGGCCCGGGAGGAGCGCCACTTTCAGGAAGAAGCATTGCCCCGATGCCGCGGCAGCCCGGAAACGGTTCATCCGTTCGGGCACCTCGCTCACCGCGTCCTCGTCGGCGCGAGCGAGCTTCGGACGCCACTCCGTGGACGTGGCCAACTACAACCACAGCATCGTCTCGGCGCGCTCCTTCACCTTCCGTGAGCTCGGCGCCGCCACGGACAGCTTCAGCCAGGCCAACCTCATCGGCGAGGGCGGCTTCGGCCGAGTCTACAGAGGCCTCATCGGGTCGTCGGCGGTGGCCGTCAAGCAGCTCGACCGCACGGGGTTCCAGGGCGACCACGAGTTCCTTGTGGAGGTGCTGGTGCTGAGCAGCCTCCTCACCCACCCCAACCTCGTGGGTCTCCTCGGCTACTGCGCCGACGGCAACCAGCGACTCCTCGTCTACCAACTCATGCCGCTGGGATCCCTCGAAAACCACCTCTTCCTCCCCCAGCCCCAGACCCAGGCCCCAGCGGACGGCGACGGGAAGCAGGTTCTGCCGTGGCGGACCAGGATGAGGATCGCGCACGACGCCGCCCAGGGCCTTGAGTTCCTCCATGAGACTGCCAACCCGCCGGTCATCTACCGCGACCTCAAGTCCTCCAACATCCTCCTCGACGAGGGATACAACGCCAAGCTCTCCGACTTCGGCCTCGCCAAGCTAGCCACACCCATTACCCGCAACGGCAAGGGCGGCGAGGCCGAGGAGGACAAGGACGGCTCGAGGGTGATGGGCACGTACGGCTACTGCGCGCCCGAGTACGTGAGGATGGGGCACCTGACGGTGAAGTCGGACGTGTACAGCTTCGGCGTGGTGCTGCTGGAGCTCATCACCGGCAGACGGGCCATTGACGACAGCAGGCCAGAGGGGGAGCACAACCTCGTGGCCTGGGCGGCGCCCATGTTCGGCGAGCAGAGGAGGTTGCAGGAGCTGGTCGATCCGCTCCTGGGACAAGGGCCGAGCGGCAGGGAGCTGAAGCAGGCAGTAGCCGTGGCGGCCATGTGCTTGCAGGAGGAGGACACCGTAAGGCCCATCATGTCGGACGTCGTCATGGCGCTCAGCTTCCTCGCCGCCGACGATGACATGTCACTTTAG